The Calditrichota bacterium genome includes the window CTCCCGGTAAGCCTCGAGGACAGTGCGAGGTGAAGGGCCCAATCCGCCGTTGTTAAAGTAAGTCCGCTCGGTGGTGAGGGGAAAGTGCTGCCGCACCAGTCGCCAGTAGTCCTCGTCCTCCGGCGAGCCGCCGTCGGCACGGCTCAGCGCACGGGGATCCAAGCCCGACGAGGGAAACGCCTTCCGCAGTGGGAAGGCAAGCGAGGCAGCCAAGCTGCCAGCTGCCATTTTGCGGAGGAAGGAGCGCCGCGTATCCATGTCCGTCAACACAATCATCAAGCTACCTCCTCTTCACCTTTCCATCTTCCAGGCAAATGGAAAGCGCCCATCACAACCAGCGGAAGCTCTCCACAATCCTCTCGAAATCGGCCCGCACCTCAGGATAGCGAGCCTCGGTAGTTTGCTCCAGAAAGATGACGCTCAGACGCTCACGGGTTGTGACGCCGCACACCCATACCGGAAAGGAGTCGGATGACTCCTGAGGGAGGACAACCATGAAGTAGGCCACCGCATGAACGCCAGTTCCAGCCGTGGTCACCTCTTTGAGCAGACGCAGGCGCGCAGGCCCGCGCTCATATTGACCGATGAGCTCCCCCAACATCTGGATTGCACTGTCCTCGGCGTTGCGCAGCACCGTCTGCCGCATGACCCCCACGGTGACCATGGCAATCGTGTCCGCTCCGGCAACACGACTAACCACCGCAAGAGGCACCATGTTCTTGAGCATTGCACGCGTGGGTATCTCCAGAGGGAGAGTGTCAGGCCGCGCAAGCACACGGACCTGCCACCCATCCGTTGGAACTTTGAAGCTAAATCTGTCGATAGTATCGAAGAAGTACTGCCCCGTCACGGTGACCGCAGGCTCATCTGGCACTGGCACTATCTGTTCGCGCATCAGTTTGGACTGCTTCTCGAATGTGCGGAGGTAGAAGCCCAACGCCACCACTACGGCAAGCCCGACGACCAGCAGTCCCACGGGTACAAGCATCGTCCGCTTCATGACTTCCCTGACGTTTCGTCCCTTCTCTTTTGGCGGAGGCGCACCAAAGAATCTCCCTATCCGAACTCCCGATAGGTCTCCGACCACACTTTCGTGCTCGTGGAGCTGATGAAACGCCGCAGCTCCGTGAGGTTCCATCCTGGCGTTGCGCCCTTGCGGGTGGCCACGAGCGCCCCTAAGGCATTGGCAAACCGCGCCACCTCACGCAGCGGCATCCCTTCCAGAAACATGACGACGAGTGCAGCGGCAAAGGCATCGCCTGCGCCGGTGGTATCGACCACCTCAACGGGGAAGCCGGGTTCGTAAACAACCTCGTTCTGGTCCACAAGCACGCAACCCTCGCTGCCCAACGTGAGTGCCACTAGCCGCAGGTCAAACTCTTTCACCAAGAAGCGGAGAAACGAGGCAGGTTGCGCTTCTTGAAAGTGAAAGGCAGCGCGGAGCACGTCGTGCTCCTCCTCGTTGAGCTTGAGCGCATTTGCCAAGGGCAACGAGTCGAGGACTAACTGGCGGGTAATGTGGTCCCATCCGCGGATGTTCACGTCGTAAATGCGCAGCGCAAAGGGAACTTGGGCAAGGAACTCTCTGATCGCCCTTCTGCTGCCCTCTCGGCGCTGGGCCAACGTGCCGAATAGCACCGCGTCGACCTTCGTGTACAACGACTGCCATTGCGGAGCGGCTTCCAGGTAGTCAAAGGCAACGTCCTCGGTGCACTGGAACTTGGGCACTCCCTGGCGGTCAAGACTTATCTTGACAGTCCCGGTGGGTCGTTCTGCGTCGCGCTGGATGAACCTGGTATCCAGCCCGACCATGCTCAGGCGCTCGGTTAGCTCGTCACCCAGCTCATCGCGCCCCACTCGACTGACGATGCACGCCTCTTGCCCAAGGTGGTGCACATGGTAGGCAAAATTGGCGGGGGCTCCCCCTGGATATTTCCCGTCAGGATAGAGATCCCACAGCACTTCGCCGATGCCTACGATGAACTTCTTTTTCGCCGTTGCACGGTGTGGCCTACGCCTCCTGCCCCCTGGCAAATCCATCTCCGTCCCTTTCCTTTGGTCCGCGTTCCTGCTTGGTCCACTTTGTTCCGCGCGTTTCCCCACTGGCCAGCGAAAAGTAATAAATTCGCGGGCAATTTGCAAGGAGTTTGCCCAAGAAGGCAACGGACCAGGCGACGAGTCCTCTGCATGCCTTCTTCGCCTCCCCCTCAGCTTCGACCATCCGAGAGCTCATTTGACTCCGTGATGGCATGCGAGCGACCTCAGCCGCTGGAATTCTCACTCGATCCCTTGACTGAAACCGAGGAGCAAAGGCCTGGATGATCAAGCCTGGCAAACGGCTTAGGGGTGGAGCCGGAGGAGGGTCATGGCCACTGATCTGACCCCTCCGGGGATCAGGGGGACCCTTGGGGCCATCGGCACTTGTGGCTCGCAAGGGGCAGCCGCATTGTGGAAAAAAAAGTGCTTGACAATCACAGGCCGATTTCTTAAGTTACGGCTACGGGGTAGGGGTATGCATGGTCCGCTTGCTGCAGGAGACTGCTTCCGTCATCGAGGAATCAACCAAGATGGTTTTGGCAAAAGACTCGAGGAAGGCGAGGCAAGGACCTTTGGGCCATTCATGACCGAGAGGGCTCCTGGGGAATCAGAACCAGAAGCTGCCACTCGTTGGTAGTGGAGATGCGAAGGCAAAAAGGCAGCAATGCAGCGGAGGTTCGCAGAAAGTATTCGAACCCGTGTCCTTGCGGACGAAGGAAATGCTGAACGCGTTGCCTTGGTGACGCAGGCATGCCGCTGATGAACCTCTCTGCGTTGGTTGTCGAGGCTGCGAACTGAATGGAGGTGCTACCATGCAAAAGTTTATTCCGGCAATCGGCAGGATTATGTTGTCGGCAGTCTTTCTGATGTCGGGACTCGGGAAGATTGCCAACTTCGCTGGCACTCAGCAGTACATGGCGGCACATCGGATGCCGTTGGCAGGGCTATTTCTGGTCTGCGCCATCGCTCTTGAAATCGGTGGCGGATTGTCCATCTTACTTGGATACAAGGCGAAGTGGGGTGCTCTTGCTCTTGTCGTTTTCCTTATCCCTGCTACGCTGATCTTCCACACGAACTTTTCTGACCAGACCCAGATGATCATGTTCATGAAGAATCTGGCTATTCTCGGTGGCCTACTCTTGCTGGCATATTTTGGTCCTGGCCCGGTGAGTGTAGACCTCCGCAGCACTCGGCCTAAAGGAGCATAGAAGGGTCGTGCATTCCGGCACTGACCCGACTCCCGGGCTTGAAAGAACTTCACTCCTGCCAGGAAAGGCGTATGAAGCACCACAAGACCACCCATTTGCAGGAGCTGGATCGGCTACGGAAAATCGAAGGGCAGATCCGGGGCGTGATCCGTATGGTTGAGGAACAGCGCTATTGTATCGACATCCTCACGCAGATTGCCGCAGTGCAAGGAGCCCTCCGAAGGGTACACGAGAACATTCTGGAGCGCCATCTGCGCAGCTGCGTCTACGAATCGTTGGCGACGGGTGCCAACGAGGACCGAACGAGGAAGATCGAGGAGATCATAGAGCTGTTACGCAAGGCGCCACGCTGAGGAGGCCAGGAATGAGAAAACTGTCGCTGGCACTCGTCCTGTTCAGCCTGATTATCAGCCGGCCGGTAGAGGCGCAACGCAGAGTTACCGACTTGAGCGGGCTAGTCTCCCTCATGCTGCAGCGGAACCCCAGGCTGCAAGCGGAGCGCCGGGAAGCCGATGCGTCGACTAGACGGGCCGCAGCTGCTGGCGTGCTTCCAAACCCCAGCCTCTCCTTTGGACTCAAGAATGTGGGCTGGGACCGACTCACGGTGGGTGAGGAGATGATGAGTGGCCTCGACGTTTCGGTTAGCCAAAAGATCCCGTTCCCCAACAAGCTGAAACTGAGCCGAGCTGTGGCACACGTGGAGGCGAGCCAGCACGCGCAAATGGCCGAGGAGACGAGGCTCGCTCTCGTACGGGAGGCCAAAGAGCTCTACGCAAAGCTCTCTTACTACCGACGGTCCCATGAGCTACTGAAAGAGAAAAGAGCCCTGCTTGAAGAAGGGCTGCGCCTGGCCGAGGCCCGCTACACGGTGGGGCAGGGTACGCAGGCGGACCTTTTCAAGGCCCGGGTGGAAATCTCGAAGACTGATGAACTGCTCCTCGACGTTCAGGCTGTGCTGGCGGAATTGCAAGCGCGGGTCGCCGCTCTGCTTTCCTTGCCGCCCGACTCGGTAGAAGTCGAGACTAAAGCTCTCTCCGTCTCAACCTCGCGCTTGGAAGTTTCGGAACTCCTTAACAGGGCGCAAGAGGTCAACCCAGCTCTCAAACGGCTCGAACTGGAGGGGCAGAAGGCGAAGGCAAATGAGAGCCTCGCGCGGGCCAGCTTCCTGCCGGACTTCATGGTTCAAGCAGGGAAGATGTTCCGTGGGCGGTACGAGGACGTGTACGAAGCGATGGTGGGAGTCGAGGTTCCCCTGTACTTCTGGAAACGGGAACGGAATCTCTTGCTGGAGGCCCGATTGCAAGAGGAGAGCGCAGGGCTGCGGATCCAGGATCTGAGAAATCAAATCGCCGCTGCCCTGCACGAGAACCTTGTAGCGGCCAGAAGCGCCGAAGCGCGCGTCGCCCTCTACCGCGACAAGCTAATTCCTCAGGCTCGGCAATCCCTGCAGGCGACGACCTCCAGCTACCAGGTAGGACGGGCGGACTTCTTGAGCCTGCTTTCGGACATCGAATCCCTCATCGCCTACGAGATGGAGTACGCTAAGACATTGGCTGAGCTCTGGATGGCCGTTGCGAAGATCGAAGAGCTCACTGCCTCGGAGATCCTCGGGGGCGAATGACCATGGGGAATGAGCCCTTGGTCTAACAAAAGGAGGTTCGTCAATGAAAGCGGCACGCCGCGGTTGGATGTGGGTTCTGATGGCGGCTTTGGTTCCAGGCCTGCTGTGGGTTTCCTGCGCGAAAAAGGAGACGAGTTCCAAGAAGCCAGAGGCCCAAGAGCATGCGGGACACGCGATGCCCAGCGAGCAAGCTCCGCACATGGAGCACGAGCCGGGTCCTCCGCCGGAGGGTTCTGCCCCTTCCAAAGAGGAGCAGAAAACCGTGTACCATTGCCCGATGCACCCGGAATACACCTCGGACAAGCCGGGCAATTGCCCGATCTGCGGCATGAATCTGGTTCCGGTGAAGCCTGAGGGGAAAGAGACCGAGCGGGAGCAGCATGGGGCCCTACACATCCCTCAGGAGAAACTTCGGGCGATCGGCGTGACCTTTGGAGTGGCAGAACGGCGGAAGCTCGAAAAGCGGATCCGCCTGGTTGGTCGCATCACCTACGACGAAACCCGGCTGAAGGAGGTGAACACGAAGTTTTCCGGCTGGGTTGAATCTCTCCACGTGGATTTCGTTGGCAAGGTGGTCCGGGCTGGGGAGCCTCTCTTGGCCGTTTACAGCCCCGAGCTTGTAGCGGCGCAAGAGGAGTACCTGTTGGCGCTTCGGGCGAAAGATTCTTCCCCTGAGCTTCTGGAAGCGGCCCGACGGAAGCTGCTGCTTTGGGATCTCTCTGAAACACAGATTGGCGAGCTCGAGAGGAACGGGGTCCCATTTCGCGTGGTCACGCTCTCCTCTCCAGTGACCGGCTTTGTCATCGACAAGACGGTGTTCCAGGGGAAGCACATCGAGGCGGGCGAGACTCTTTACCGCGTCGCGGATATCTCACGGGTCTGGCTGCGAGCTGCGGTTTACGAGGAGGACTTGCCTTTCCTACGACTGGGGCAGCGGGTTGCCGTCGAGCTCGTGGGCGAGCCGGAGAGAAAGTTGCACGGTACCGTCGACTATATCAATCCCTACCTGGACGAGGCGACGCGAACGGCGGAGGTCAGGGTGACGCTCGCCAATCCTGATGGCCGGATCATGCCGGGCATGTATGCCTCCGTAGAGGTTTCTGCGGACCTCGGCGAGCGACTGGTTGTGCCGGAACAGGCTGTGGTCTTTTCGGGGGAGCGCTACCTGGTCTTCGTGGATCGAGGGGAGGGAACGTTAGAGCCTCGGGAAATTCGCACCGGCGCGAGGACCAACGATTTCATCGAGGTTCTCGGCGATATCGCTCCCGGAGAGCGTGTGGTTACCTCGGCTAACTTCCTCATCGACTCGGAGAGCAAGCTTCGACTGGCCCTTAGCCGGGCTCATGCGCATTGAGGGAGCGCCCATCCATGATCGAGAGAATCATCGACTGGTCGGCGAGGAATCGGCTGTTCGTGTTCCTGGGTGTGATTGTCGTTCTGCTCTGGTCCCTATGGTGCATCCGGCGAGTCCCCCTCGACGCCATCCCCGACCTTTCCGACACCCAGGTGATCATTTTCAGCCGCTGGGATCGACCCCCGGACATCATCGAAGACCAGGTGACCTATCCGATAGTCAGTGCGCTACTGGGCGCTCCCAAGGTCCGGGACATCCGTGCCTTCTCGGACTATGGTTTTTCGTACATCTACGTGCTGTTCGCGGATGGCACTGACGTGTACTGGGCACGGTCTCGGGTCCTGGAGTATCTGAGCAAGGTGACGCCTGCCCTGCCGGAAGGTGTGAAGGTCGAGCTCGGCCCCGATGCCACCGGGGTCGGGTGGGTTTTCCAGTACGCCCTTGTCGACCGCCATGGCAAGCACTCCTTGCAGGAGCTGCGGAGCTTCCAGGATTGGCACCTGAAATACGCGTTGCAGTCGGTCGAGGGGGTCGCTGAGGTGGCCAGTGTCGGGGGTTTCGAGAAGCAGTACCAGGTGATCGTCCGACCCGAAGCCTTGCTGGCCTACGGAGTCTCTCTGGGGGAGGTGGTGGCGGCCGTGCGCAAAGCCAATGCGGAGGTCGGCGCGCGCCTCCTCGAGATCGCGGGGACGGAATTCATGGTTACCGGTCGCGGATATGTCCGCTCCGTGGAGGATCTCAAGCAAGCGGTGGTCAAGGTGGACCAACGCGGCGTCCCCGTGACCATCGGCAATGCGGCGGAGGTGGTAGTCGGGCCGGAAATACGCAGAGGGGTAGCCGAACTCGACGGTCGCGGCGAGGTTGTGGGCGGCATCGTCGTGATGCGGTACGGAGAGAACGCGCTCCGGGTGATCGAACGGGTAAAGGAAAAACTCAAACAAGTCAAGTTGCCCGATGGGGTGGAGGTGGTGGTCACGTACGATCGCTCGGATTTGATCAAGCGAGCCATTGGGACTCTGCGGAGTAAGCTGCTCGAGGAGATGGCAGTCGTTTCGGTTGTGGTCATCGTGTTCCTTTGGCACCTCCGCTCTGCCGCTATCCCCATCGTGACATTACCCCTGGCGGTTCTGCTGGCCTTCATCCCGATGTATTATATGGGGTTGACTTCCAACATCATGTCCCTCGGTGGGATCGCCATCGCCATTGGCGCGATGGTGGATGCCTCCATCGTGCTCGTGGAGAACGCGCATAAGAGATTGGAGACGCACAGCGGTGGCGAGGGCTCACGATTTGAGGAGCTGGTCGCTGCGGCGAGGGAAGTGGGCCGACCCATCTTCTTCAGCCTATTGGTCATTGCCGTAGCGTTCACGCCCATTTTCACCCTCGAAGCGTACGAAGGGAGGCTGTTCAAGCCGCTCGCCTTCACGAAGAATTTCTCCATGGCCTTCGCGGCCATTGTGGCCATCACTGTGGCTCCTGCTTTGATGGGGCTTTTCATCCGGGGGAGGATCCGATCCGAGGAGGAGCATCCGGTCAGCCGTTTTCTTTTCCGCATCTACGAGCCCGTCCTCGGCCGGTTGCTCCGGAGGCCATGGCTGACGGTCCTTGCGGCGGTAGCCATCGTTCTTTCGACCGTACCCATCTATCTCCGGCTGGGCTCGGAGTTCATGCCGCCTCTGAATGAGGGATCCATCCTTTACATGCCCACGACTTTGCCGGGCATTTCGGTCACGGAAGCCGCGCATCTGCTCCAGGTCCAAGATCGAATCCTGAAGAGCTTCCCCGAGGTGGAACGCGTTTTTGGGAAGGCGGGTAGAGCCGTGACCTCCACAGATCCCGCCCCTTTTTCCATGATGGAGACCACGGTCCTCCTGAAGCCGCAGAACCAGTGGCGGAAGAAGCCCCGGTGGTACTCCAGCGTGGTGCCAGAATTCCTCCAGGCGCCGCTTCGCATCTTTTGGCCGGATCGCATCTCCTGGGAGGAGCTGATCTATGGTGAGGGCGGTCTCGACGAGGCCCTGCGGCTGCCTGGGGTGGTGAACAGTTGGACGATGCCCATCAAGGGCCGTATCGACATGCTCACCACCGGGGTACGCACTCCGCTTGGGATCAAGATCTACGGCGATGACCTCCGGGAAATTGAGCGCATCGGGACGGAGATCGAGCGCATTGTTTCCACCGTTCCGGGGACGAGGAGCGTCATTGCCGAGCGTGCCGGCGGCGGTTACTTCGTTGACATCGAGCTAAATCGAGAACAGCTGGCTCGCTTCGGTCTCTCGGTCGAAGATGTGCAGATGACGATCATGGCGGCGATCGGAGGCGAAGCCGTCACCCAGACCGTCGAGGGGAGGGAGCGTTACACGGTGAACGTTCGCTACCCGAGGGAGTTGCGCGATGACGTGGACGAGCTGGGTCGTGTATACGTTGCCACCGCCAAGGGCGCTCAAATTCCCCTTTCCCAGGTGGCCGAGGTGAAACTTCGTTTGGGTCCTTCCATGATCCGGGACGAGAACGGACGCCTGACGGGCTACGTGTACGTCGATATGACGGGTCGCGATATCGGTCGTTACGTGCGGGACGTCAAGAGCGCCCTGAGCCAGCAACTCGCGCTACCCCAGGGCTATTCGCTGGCTTTTTCTGGCCAGTACGAGTACATGGCGCGCGTGAAGCAGAGGATGATGCTGGTTGTGCCGCTCACGCTTTTCCTGGTCATCTTGCTGCTGTACTTCAACACGCAATCCTTCGCGAAGACGTTCATCGTGCTCTTGGCCGTGCCCTTCTCGCTGGTGGGTGCCGTTTGGCTTCTCTACCTGCTCGGCTACAACATGAGTCTCGGCGTCTGGGCGGGGATCATCGCCTTACTGGGCGTGGACGCCGAGACGGGCGTGATCATGCTCCTTTACCTGGACCTCGCGTACGA containing:
- a CDS encoding carbohydrate kinase — encoded protein: MDLPGGRRRRPHRATAKKKFIVGIGEVLWDLYPDGKYPGGAPANFAYHVHHLGQEACIVSRVGRDELGDELTERLSMVGLDTRFIQRDAERPTGTVKISLDRQGVPKFQCTEDVAFDYLEAAPQWQSLYTKVDAVLFGTLAQRREGSRRAIREFLAQVPFALRIYDVNIRGWDHITRQLVLDSLPLANALKLNEEEHDVLRAAFHFQEAQPASFLRFLVKEFDLRLVALTLGSEGCVLVDQNEVVYEPGFPVEVVDTTGAGDAFAAALVVMFLEGMPLREVARFANALGALVATRKGATPGWNLTELRRFISSTSTKVWSETYREFG
- a CDS encoding DoxX family protein, which translates into the protein MQKFIPAIGRIMLSAVFLMSGLGKIANFAGTQQYMAAHRMPLAGLFLVCAIALEIGGGLSILLGYKAKWGALALVVFLIPATLIFHTNFSDQTQMIMFMKNLAILGGLLLLAYFGPGPVSVDLRSTRPKGA
- a CDS encoding metal-sensitive transcriptional regulator, which gives rise to MKHHKTTHLQELDRLRKIEGQIRGVIRMVEEQRYCIDILTQIAAVQGALRRVHENILERHLRSCVYESLATGANEDRTRKIEEIIELLRKAPR
- a CDS encoding TolC family protein, which produces MRKLSLALVLFSLIISRPVEAQRRVTDLSGLVSLMLQRNPRLQAERREADASTRRAAAAGVLPNPSLSFGLKNVGWDRLTVGEEMMSGLDVSVSQKIPFPNKLKLSRAVAHVEASQHAQMAEETRLALVREAKELYAKLSYYRRSHELLKEKRALLEEGLRLAEARYTVGQGTQADLFKARVEISKTDELLLDVQAVLAELQARVAALLSLPPDSVEVETKALSVSTSRLEVSELLNRAQEVNPALKRLELEGQKAKANESLARASFLPDFMVQAGKMFRGRYEDVYEAMVGVEVPLYFWKRERNLLLEARLQEESAGLRIQDLRNQIAAALHENLVAARSAEARVALYRDKLIPQARQSLQATTSSYQVGRADFLSLLSDIESLIAYEMEYAKTLAELWMAVAKIEELTASEILGGE
- a CDS encoding efflux RND transporter periplasmic adaptor subunit; this translates as MKAARRGWMWVLMAALVPGLLWVSCAKKETSSKKPEAQEHAGHAMPSEQAPHMEHEPGPPPEGSAPSKEEQKTVYHCPMHPEYTSDKPGNCPICGMNLVPVKPEGKETEREQHGALHIPQEKLRAIGVTFGVAERRKLEKRIRLVGRITYDETRLKEVNTKFSGWVESLHVDFVGKVVRAGEPLLAVYSPELVAAQEEYLLALRAKDSSPELLEAARRKLLLWDLSETQIGELERNGVPFRVVTLSSPVTGFVIDKTVFQGKHIEAGETLYRVADISRVWLRAAVYEEDLPFLRLGQRVAVELVGEPERKLHGTVDYINPYLDEATRTAEVRVTLANPDGRIMPGMYASVEVSADLGERLVVPEQAVVFSGERYLVFVDRGEGTLEPREIRTGARTNDFIEVLGDIAPGERVVTSANFLIDSESKLRLALSRAHAH
- a CDS encoding efflux RND transporter permease subunit translates to MIERIIDWSARNRLFVFLGVIVVLLWSLWCIRRVPLDAIPDLSDTQVIIFSRWDRPPDIIEDQVTYPIVSALLGAPKVRDIRAFSDYGFSYIYVLFADGTDVYWARSRVLEYLSKVTPALPEGVKVELGPDATGVGWVFQYALVDRHGKHSLQELRSFQDWHLKYALQSVEGVAEVASVGGFEKQYQVIVRPEALLAYGVSLGEVVAAVRKANAEVGARLLEIAGTEFMVTGRGYVRSVEDLKQAVVKVDQRGVPVTIGNAAEVVVGPEIRRGVAELDGRGEVVGGIVVMRYGENALRVIERVKEKLKQVKLPDGVEVVVTYDRSDLIKRAIGTLRSKLLEEMAVVSVVVIVFLWHLRSAAIPIVTLPLAVLLAFIPMYYMGLTSNIMSLGGIAIAIGAMVDASIVLVENAHKRLETHSGGEGSRFEELVAAAREVGRPIFFSLLVIAVAFTPIFTLEAYEGRLFKPLAFTKNFSMAFAAIVAITVAPALMGLFIRGRIRSEEEHPVSRFLFRIYEPVLGRLLRRPWLTVLAAVAIVLSTVPIYLRLGSEFMPPLNEGSILYMPTTLPGISVTEAAHLLQVQDRILKSFPEVERVFGKAGRAVTSTDPAPFSMMETTVLLKPQNQWRKKPRWYSSVVPEFLQAPLRIFWPDRISWEELIYGEGGLDEALRLPGVVNSWTMPIKGRIDMLTTGVRTPLGIKIYGDDLREIERIGTEIERIVSTVPGTRSVIAERAGGGYFVDIELNREQLARFGLSVEDVQMTIMAAIGGEAVTQTVEGRERYTVNVRYPRELRDDVDELGRVYVATAKGAQIPLSQVAEVKLRLGPSMIRDENGRLTGYVYVDMTGRDIGRYVRDVKSALSQQLALPQGYSLAFSGQYEYMARVKQRMMLVVPLTLFLVILLLYFNTQSFAKTFIVLLAVPFSLVGAVWLLYLLGYNMSLGVWAGIIALLGVDAETGVIMLLYLDLAYEERRRKGLMRSLGDLKEAIMHGAVRRVRPKMMTVTTTFIGLLPIMWAQSHETGADVMKRIAAPMVGGIFTSFVMELLVYPAVFLLWKWAKEVRR